tttagtgtgttgttggtctctatggtgtgttgttggtctctatggtgtgttgttggtctctatggtgtgttgttggtctatatggtgtgttgttggtctctatgatgtgttgttggtctctatggtgtgttgttggtctatttagtgtgttgttggtctctatggtgtgctgttggtctctatggtgtgttgttggtctatatggtgtgttgttggtctctatggtgtgttgttggtctctatggtgtgttgttggtctatatggtgtgttgttggtctctatgatgtgttgttggtctctatggtgtgttgttggtctatttagtgtgttgttggtctctatggtgtgttgttggtctctatgatgtgctgttggtctctatggtgtgttgttggtctctatggtgtgttgttggtctctatggtgtgttgttggtctctatggtgtgttgttggtctctatggtgtgttgttggtctctatggtgtgttgttggtctctatggtgtgttgttggtctctatggtgtgttgttggtctctatgatgtgctgttggtctctatggtgtgttgttggtctctatggtgtgttgttggtctctatggtgtgttgttggtctctatgatgtgttgttggtctctatggtgtgttgttggtctctatggtgtgttgttggtctctatgatgtgttgttggtctctatggtgtgttgttggtctctatggtgtgttgttggtctctatggtgtgttgttggtctctatggtgtgttgttggtctctatgatgtgttgttggtctctatggtgtgttgttggtctctatggtgtgttgttggtctctatggtttgctgttggtctctatggtgtgttgttggtctctatggtgtgttgttggtctctatggtgtgttgttggtctatttagtgtgttgttggtctctatggtgtgttgttggtctctatggtgtgttgttggtctctatggtgtgttgttggtctatatggtgtgttgttggtctctatgatgtgttgttggtctctatggtgtgttgttggtctatttagtgtgttgttggtctctatggtgtgctgttggtctctatggtgtgttgttggtctatatggtgtgttgttggtctctatggtgtgttgttggtctctatggtgtgttgttggtctatatggtgtgttgttggtctctatgatgtgttgttggtctctatggtgtgttgttggtctatttagtgtgttgttggtctctatggtgtgttgttggtctctatgatgtgctgttggtctctatggtgtgttgttggtctctatggtgtgttgttggtctctatggtgtgttgttggtctctatggtgtgttgttggtctctatggtgtgttgttggtctctatggtgtgttgttggtctctatggtgtgttgttggtctctatggtgtgttgttggtctatACGATGGCTCACCTGTGTGTGACGATGTCCTGGAAGCGGATGAAGGTCTCGGTGAGGCGGTTCAGCTCGTACACGGTGGAGTTGAGGCTGTAGAGGTTCGGTCCGCGGTTGGAGACCTTCTGGCTGTTGGCGACGGCAAGAAAGAAGCGTCCGTCGATCTGAAACGTTTCCCAGTCTGTCGCTCCGACCGTCTGCAGAGGATCAAATGTATGTTTCATACAGACCTCATAACACTGTTTGAAGGTCTATTACACAAGACGTGAGCAGCTTTAAGGCTTGGAGGACCTTTGTGTCAGAAGAGGAATTAAAGATTCATCAAGCTTTAACAGcttttttgtggtttttaaaaaaTCTAATAAAAGTCTTCAGTGAGATGATCCGCCCTGAACGGACGAGTCTAAACAGACTACTGGAaaccccccacagacacacccgcacgcacacacattaattacaccccccggttcctgtgttttaaTTGGAAGGTTTCTTTCCCATTTTAATCAGAGCGTCATTAACTAACTGAGCAGGAAAAATACTAAGCCACTTTCACACATGTATATTTTAATGAGCTGCTTAGGAGTCTCACCTGTACAGTTAGAGACTCCTATTTACAGGTAGAGTCTCACCTGTACAGATAGAGACTCCTAATTACAGGTAGAGTCTCACCTGTACAGATAGAGACTCCTATTTACAGGTAGAGTCTCACCTGTACAGATAGACCCTCCTATTTACAGGTAGAGTCTCACCTGTACAGATAGACCCTCCTATTTACAGGTAGACTCACCTGTACAGATAGAGACTCCTATTTACAGGTAGAGACTCACCTGTACAGATAGACCCTCCTATTTACAGGTAGAGTCTCACCTGTACAGATAGACCCTCCTATTTACAGGTAGAGTCTCACCTGTACAGATAGAGACTCCTATTTACAGGTAGAGTCTCACCTGTACAGATAGAGACTCCTATTTACAGGTAGAGTCTCACCTGTACAGATAGACCCTCCTATTTACAGGTAGAGACTCACCTGTACAGATAGAGACTCCTATTTACAGGTAGAGTCTCACCTGTACAGATAGACCCTCCTATTTACAGGTAGAGTCTCACCTGTACAGATAGAGACTCCTATTTACAGGTAGAGTCTCACCTGTACAGATAGACCCTCCTATTTACAGGTAGAGACTCACCTGTACAGATAGAGACTCCTATTTACAGGTAGAGTCTCACCTGTACAGATAGAGACTCCTATTTACAGGTAGAGTCTCACCTGTACAGATAGAGACTCCTATTTACAGGTAGAGTCTCACCTGTACAGATAGACCCTCCTATTTACAGGTAGAGACTCACCTGTACAGATAGAGACTCCTATTTACAGGTAGAGACTCACCTGTACAGATAGACCCTCCTATTTACAGGTAGAGACTCCCCGTTGGGCAGAAACTCACTCCTGTAGGTAGAAACTCACCTTTACAGGTGGAGACTCACCGGGATGCTCTGGAAGGTCTGGAAGCAGCCATCCAGCCAGATGTAAACAGTGGAGCTGACAGAGGTGGTCTGACCGTCGAAGGTGTTGGCGACAACTAGGAAGTGATACGGCCCCACGGAGAAGAACTCCCAGTCATAAGCTCCTGAGGTGGACAGAGTCTGGTTCACCTCGAACATCTACGGGGAGATGGCAGGACAGAGGacgggaggaaaggaggacaaAGGAtgagaggacggaggagggacgCTGGATCAGAAGAGGAAAAGTGAGGAGACAGCGTTTATGAGGACAGAGTGAGTTAGTGAGGACATTCTTACCTTTGTCGCTGCGTCCCACCTGTAGATCACACTCTGGATGTTGTGATTTGAGTCTCTGGCTGAAGACACAGAAACCTTTGAATCACATTACTactgtttttataaatattgtatCATTTATTTGACTAATTTCTCATTTGAAGTTTGAGGCGACACATTGGActgtttctttaaatgtgtgtgtgtgtgtgcgtgtgtgtctaacCGCAGCACACCTGCATCAgctgactttctttctttctatgttTTCTTTCAGATGGATATCGTCATAAACAATATTTCCTTCCTTTCAGCTCAGATCAATGAGTGTTTTATCTTtacaggacgcacacacacacacacacacacacacacaccacagtgcaggtggaggagtgtTTGATGTTAATGAAGAGATGTGGACCCTCTGAAGTCTTCCTTCTCATCAGACCCTTTAGTAGTTGCTCCGGAGCTTTGgatcctctttcttcttcagctGAAGATTCCTCCCATTTGATCCGTTGAAtattctgattggttgacacTTATTGATTGATGGATTATGGATGTTTACCTCGTCTGTGATTGGCCACCACCAGGAAGCTGTGGTCGTGGATGTGGAAGGCTTCCCAGTCCAGAGCGGCATGAGTCTCCAAAGTCTGGTGACGGAGGAACCGCCGGCGCCGCTGGTTCCACCGGTAGATGACTGACAGCTCGGGCTCAGCCTCCCCGGAGTTCGCCACCACCAGGAAAAACTGATGAGAAGAGGCAAGACGTGTTAAGGTACAAATATATTGGAAAGAATTCCTATGGTGAACTTAGATAACAACCATATGGTAACACAGCTAAAGGTCagccagaggtcaaaggtcacactgCTAGAGATCAAAGAGCCCTAACAATAAGAGAAAGTAGTCTGGCTAGTAAagagtatttcttttttatttcacctgcTCTCCGACGGTGAAGTGTTTCCAGGCTCGAGCCTCCTGAGTGCTGATGTTCTGGTAGAGCTGGAAGGACCCATTCCTCCATTTGTAGATACCCGAACCGGGACGGGAGTCCCTAAGGGACCAGAAGGTTAGTCCCCCACATCCTCTAGACTGTCACCAGGTCAAccacccacttcctgtttgtagaTCAGTACCTGTTGGCTGCAGCCAGGAACAGACCTTCAGACGGGATGGAGAAGACCTCCACATCAAAGGTCTCTGAGCTGGTGTACAGATCCTGGTGGTCCTCCACGTAGTCCAGACGCTGCTGATCTGCAGAGGACGAGTAATACGGCGGAGGAGACACTTCACTGGTCTCCTTCCGTTTGCTGGATCAAGAATATCTACTATTTACTTCAGCCATGGAGACTGTGGAGTTCCTtcatattttcactttttatatattttgtgcaTTACCTCGAGGCCACAGTCCTCATCGCAGGCACAATGTGGAAGCGTGGAACAAACGTCATTTTTTAATAAGATTTATTTTAGGCCTCACGTGGCCTTGGCCCTAACCCGCTGAAATGGATTGTTTCAGACAGAAGGTGAATACAGGGATATTCACACAGGCAACACGAGAAAAagcatattattatttatgtgcTAGTGGAAAGTCTGAATACAAGTATGAGTCTTGAAATGCATGATGTGTCTTCTTTAAACATTAGCATATTTTATAATAATCAGAGGGTCAAATAATAAATGTGGAATCAAAATAACGGATTTTAGCAGATCAGCTTGACTATTTTTGTCAATATATGACTTACTGACTCAAAGacttaaaatgaaaactatATTGTGGTGTGGTTATTTTTATTGTCCTATAAATCTATATGATCATCATGGATGTAAACATGTGACAGATGTGGAGACTCACGCTGCAGCAGAGTCCTCCAGGAGAGCCCCTCACAGATGAACAGGCCTTTCCTCTGAGCGTTGAACCACAGCTGACCCTCTTCTGCACCAGCGCACGGAGGAGGATCACCCAGGGTCACTCTGGCCTCCGCTTCTAAAGCACGACAACAACATGGTTCATCAAACCGCTATGGAATCATTATTCTGCCTGATATCCATTCACCACTCCTAAAAACTAGGAAAACACATGTTGTGGAGTTTCATTGAAATCACATTCTTACCGCTAACAGGAGTGATGGAAAACTCCTTTTTTACTCTGGAACAATCCTTCAGCGACACAGAACCACAAACGGACTAAATCAGTAAGCGTATCTGACTGAAGGTCAGACGGAAGGTAACCACCTGTGATGTATCATCATTACACATGAACCTGCAGGGACAACAGAGTGCTGAGCTCTTTACACATGGCCGGTTCTTAGCGCTGTAAAAGGAGGGCCTGGTAGCAATATTACAAGCCCGCTGAGCAATCTCTCACCTGTTAGCTTTAGCCTCAGCTAGCTAACACGACATCACCTGAGATTTCAAATCAGGTCACTCACCTCACAtaaatgaaacagaaaagaCAGATTAGCTGATTGAGGCGTATTTAAGCTGTGGGTCGCAGAGGGTTTAGTCTGCTGAACTGTATCAACGTTACTTCTGTGAGCCTGAGGCTGCTCAAGCTCCACCTCAACAAacgtctctcttcttctttcagcttgaTATCAGTTTCCTCACTGTGACACAATAATCACATGGTGGGGGCTGCCGATCAGTGCTATGGACTCACAAAGCTATGCTAGCATTAGCGGGGAGGATATCGTGTTCCTCATACTGCCCAGtccttgtgctaagctaggctaaccatgGGATCTGCAATGGACAGATAGGTGAATCTGATCGCCTGAAAGATGCAGTGTTGCAGTGACATTTCCAAAGTAAATAGACTgtaacaggaagaagaagacacctGTACCAGGTAGTCAGCACCTGTTATGTTGGAAACGCACATCAAACAGTAGGGCAGACACCTGctgtccatcacacacacacacacacacacacacacaggaagcagctCAGGTTGCTGAATCCCTGATACCATCACAACCTGAACCACCTGCAGTCACAGGCCACTCAGGTGAAGCCGTCCACTGGTTCTGATCCAGGTTTCAGGATCCGGGCTGAATATATAATTGTTTTAGAGTTTTGAGGAAAAGgactttctttgttttattcaggCATGTTTCCCACGGACCAACGCGTATTAATCTGAAAGCCCAATAGTTCAAAGGATAGAAAAAGTTCCCTTACTCGCTGTGATTCAACCTAGActagtggtccccaaccaccaggCCGCGGACTGGTACCATTCTGTGAGCCAATGATACCGATCCGTAGAAAGaataaataacttattttcatttgactctttttttctaaaaactgttttctttttaaaatgaccaaTTTCTCTCCCAGTTACATGCGCTTGTTCCTCTTGACATGTCCATGTCCACTCATGTTTATGGCCACACCATCAAGACAACATGAAGACAGAACAATGAAACCAGTCCGTGAGGCAAAAACAGGATGGGGGCCATTGCCGTGGACAAATACACAACACCGTTTTTTTcaccaaaagcaaaaaaactgaaatctGTCTGATGTGGTGAAGAAGTAAGGCTAGCTGTCAGCGGTTGGCTTAACCAACCATTCTTCACAACAAAAATAGACTAATTGTGTCTCTGGTGTTTCACTAGCCGATGAGCCACAGTTCAGTGTGAGACAGCCCCCTCCTCACCGTATGGGTATACTGGGCCTCGCTGCTCAGGCTGCAGAGCCGGGGACTTTAGGACCTGGGGGATGGACAGCTCAGCCAggctggggtcagaggtcgggcaCAGTCTGGGCGTGGCATCTGAACCAGGAAGCAGAACTAGCTGACGCAGAAGACCCTGAAAACAGaaagtttgaatgttttatCGGATAACGGTAACGTTTGATGCTAACTTTACATTAACACATTAAGCACACAATATTCAAACTAATCACACTCAATATTTGATACTAACATTACTTAATCCGTGAACTAATCTGACCTGATGTTTAATACGTTAATAACGttaaccacacaatgcatgaaccccagtgtttggtgctaacgttgaccacacaatgcatgaaccccaGTGTTTGGTGCCAATGttaaccacacaatgcatgaaccccagtatttggtgctaacgttaaccacacaatgcatgaaccccagtatttggtgctaacgttaaccacacaatgcatgaaccccaGTTTTTGGTGCTAACGTTcaccacacaatgcatgaaccccaGTATTTGGTGCTAACGTTATCCACACAATGCTTGAACCCCAGTGTTTGGTGCTAACGTTGaccacacaatgcatgaaccccagtgtttggtgctaacgttaaccacacaatgcatgaaccccagtatttggtgctaacgttaaccacacaatgcatgaaccccagtgtttggtgctaatgttaaccacacaatgcatgaaccccaGTTTTTGGTGCTAATGttaaccacacaatgcatgaaccccagtatttggt
The window above is part of the Gasterosteus aculeatus chromosome 16, fGasAcu3.hap1.1, whole genome shotgun sequence genome. Proteins encoded here:
- the LOC120833693 gene encoding thrombospondin-type laminin G domain and EAR repeat-containing protein isoform X3 encodes the protein MVQSKGSRGLRLVGTVATTLTFPASQIFSNCEYFPAEFSLVVTFKIQRLKPKRNEYIFSLVEEASDSLLLGLRVSGNRLYFLSAALGVGRRSRLSFKDVGLDDNRWHTVVLAVTGLYATLTIDCGLSLELKQVQSFPSTLSTKGSSFFIGSRRSLRGRFTGLLRQLVLLPGSDATPRLCPTSDPSLAELSIPQVLKSPALQPEQRGPVYPYEAEARVTLGDPPPCAGAEEGQLWFNAQRKGLFICEGLSWRTLLQHQQRLDYVEDHQDLYTSSETFDVEVFSIPSEGLFLAAANRDSRPGSGIYKWRNGSFQLYQNISTQEARAWKHFTVGEQFFLVVANSGEAEPELSVIYRWNQRRRRFLRHQTLETHAALDWEAFHIHDHSFLVVANHRRARDSNHNIQSVIYRWDAATKMFEVNQTLSTSGAYDWEFFSVGPYHFLVVANTFDGQTTSVSSTVYIWLDGCFQTFQSIPTVGATDWETFQIDGRFFLAVANSQKVSNRGPNLYSLNSTVYELNRLTETFIRFQDIVTHSAVDWEFFTIGEEKFLVVANSHDGSSYSLNSVVYRWQGYEGFVPVHSLPTFGCRDWEYFSIDGGSFLVYSSATSRLSKVFKLKTY
- the LOC120833693 gene encoding thrombospondin-type laminin G domain and EAR repeat-containing protein isoform X4; the encoded protein is MLARRSLLLTWVMLTTGVQSWRPCTDLLPVDLLARALPHPGQVPPPQLQMVQSKGSRGLRLVGTVATTLTFPASQIFSNCEYFPAEFSLVVTFKIQRLKPKRNEYIFSLVEEASDSLLLGLRVSGNRLYFLSAALGVGRRSRLSFKDVGLDDNRWHTVVLAVTGLYATLTIDCGLSLELKQVQSFPSTLSTKGSSFFIGSRRSLRGRFTGLLRQLVLLPGSDATPRLCPTSDPSLAELSIPQVLKSPALQPEQRGPVYPYEAEARVTLGDPPPCAGAEEGQLWFNAQRKGLFICEGLSWRTLLQHQQRLDYVEDHQDLYTSSETFDVEVFSIPSEGLFLAAANRDSRPGSGIYKWRNGSFQLYQNISTQEARAWKHFTVGEQFFLVVANSGEAEPELSVIYRWNQRRRRFLRHQTLETHAALDWEAFHIHDHSFLVVANHRRARDSNHNIQSVIYRWDAATKMFEVNQTLSTSGAYDWEFFSVGPYHFLVVANTFDGQTTSVSSTVYIWLDGCFQTFQSIPTVGATDWETFQIDGRFFLAVANSQKVSNRGPNLYSLNSTVYELNRLTETFIRFQDIVTHRKGGN
- the LOC120833693 gene encoding thrombospondin-type laminin G domain and EAR repeat-containing protein isoform X2 yields the protein MLARRSLLLTWVMLTTGVQSWRPCTDLLPVDLLARALPHPGQVPPPQMVQSKGSRGLRLVGTVATTLTFPASQIFSNCEYFPAEFSLVVTFKIQRLKPKRNEYIFSLVEEASDSLLLGLRVSGNRLYFLSAALGVGRRSRLSFKDVGLDDNRWHTVVLAVTGLYATLTIDCGLSLELKQVQSFPSTLSTKGSSFFIGSRRSLRGRFTGLLRQLVLLPGSDATPRLCPTSDPSLAELSIPQVLKSPALQPEQRGPVYPYEAEARVTLGDPPPCAGAEEGQLWFNAQRKGLFICEGLSWRTLLQHQQRLDYVEDHQDLYTSSETFDVEVFSIPSEGLFLAAANRDSRPGSGIYKWRNGSFQLYQNISTQEARAWKHFTVGEQFFLVVANSGEAEPELSVIYRWNQRRRRFLRHQTLETHAALDWEAFHIHDHSFLVVANHRRARDSNHNIQSVIYRWDAATKMFEVNQTLSTSGAYDWEFFSVGPYHFLVVANTFDGQTTSVSSTVYIWLDGCFQTFQSIPTVGATDWETFQIDGRFFLAVANSQKVSNRGPNLYSLNSTVYELNRLTETFIRFQDIVTHSAVDWEFFTIGEEKFLVVANSHDGSSYSLNSVVYRWQGYEGFVPVHSLPTFGCRDWEYFSIDGGSFLVYSSATSRLSKVFKLKTY
- the LOC120833693 gene encoding thrombospondin-type laminin G domain and EAR repeat-containing protein isoform X1, which produces MLARRSLLLTWVMLTTGVQSWRPCTDLLPVDLLARALPHPGQVPPPQLQMVQSKGSRGLRLVGTVATTLTFPASQIFSNCEYFPAEFSLVVTFKIQRLKPKRNEYIFSLVEEASDSLLLGLRVSGNRLYFLSAALGVGRRSRLSFKDVGLDDNRWHTVVLAVTGLYATLTIDCGLSLELKQVQSFPSTLSTKGSSFFIGSRRSLRGRFTGLLRQLVLLPGSDATPRLCPTSDPSLAELSIPQVLKSPALQPEQRGPVYPYEAEARVTLGDPPPCAGAEEGQLWFNAQRKGLFICEGLSWRTLLQHQQRLDYVEDHQDLYTSSETFDVEVFSIPSEGLFLAAANRDSRPGSGIYKWRNGSFQLYQNISTQEARAWKHFTVGEQFFLVVANSGEAEPELSVIYRWNQRRRRFLRHQTLETHAALDWEAFHIHDHSFLVVANHRRARDSNHNIQSVIYRWDAATKMFEVNQTLSTSGAYDWEFFSVGPYHFLVVANTFDGQTTSVSSTVYIWLDGCFQTFQSIPTVGATDWETFQIDGRFFLAVANSQKVSNRGPNLYSLNSTVYELNRLTETFIRFQDIVTHSAVDWEFFTIGEEKFLVVANSHDGSSYSLNSVVYRWQGYEGFVPVHSLPTFGCRDWEYFSIDGGSFLVYSSATSRLSKVFKLKTY